Genomic DNA from uncultured Desulfuromusa sp.:
AAATTTTACTCTATCAAGGCGGTATGCTACATGGAAAAGCTCTCTTGGTTGATGCATCCATCGCGGTCATTGGCTCAGCCAACTTTGATATGCGGAGCCTGTTTCTCAACTACGAAACCGGTCTACTGGTCTATAGCCAAGCAGAAATCAAGCAGATAGAAGAATGGACTGAAAACCTGATCCGGAGTTGTCGGTATGGCATTAAGGAAGTGGGCCTGTTCCGCGATCTGCTTGAAGGAATTGTTCGCATGATGGCACCGGTGCTCTAAGGGTCAAGGATCAATTGTCTCCAGGAAACAGATTGACAGGAATCTTTGGCACGCAACATTACAGGATCGTGGCATCATGATCAGGACTAGCGGTCTCAAGGTTTTTCTGAATTTCAGCGGCTTCTTTTTAAGACTTATGTCGGATTCGATGAATAATCCAGAAAATACACCCGCCGCCGGCCAAAACAGAAAACAACCAGTATTCGTACTGTTTGACATCTCCTAAAAAAATTTCCACGGCGTGACCAAACAGATATCCAGCACAACCAAAGCATACAGCCCAGATTGCGGCTCCAAGGATATTGAGGGGAAGAAACAGCTGCCAGGAAACCTGACTCATCCCTAGAGCAAAAGGGGTAATAGTACGTAAACCGTAAAGAAAACGGAAACCCAGAATCAGTAAAATTCGGTAACTATGAATCAATCTCCGGGTGCGTTCCAAGCGGAGTCTCCAGTGAGGGCGACGCTTCAATAAATATTCACTGTGCCGACGACCAAGATAGAAAAAAAGCTGATCACCTAAGAGAGTCCCGAGGAAGGCGGCAGTAATCACCCAAGGAAGATGCAAGTATCCGCGATGAGCAGCAAAACCAGAAAGAACAAGGATGGTTTCTCCCTCAAGAAAGGTTCCAAGCAGAATGGCAAGGTAGCCGTAAT
This window encodes:
- a CDS encoding DedA family protein, which translates into the protein MESFIQHYGYLAILLGTFLEGETILVLSGFAAHRGYLHLPWVITAAFLGTLLGDQLFFYLGRRHSEYLLKRRPHWRLRLERTRRLIHSYRILLILGFRFLYGLRTITPFALGMSQVSWQLFLPLNILGAAIWAVCFGCAGYLFGHAVEIFLGDVKQYEYWLFSVLAGGGCIFWIIHRIRHKS